A window of Vigna unguiculata cultivar IT97K-499-35 chromosome 4, ASM411807v1, whole genome shotgun sequence contains these coding sequences:
- the LOC114181910 gene encoding sterol 3-beta-glucosyltransferase UGT80B1-like isoform X1, with product MGHDELVTVDNVSRYELESTSSEKEENWSENLEQNSSDVNSTSSEVNSTLGVGLDHFIPEPVGTESNLLVAADNEILFPKSMMEFWDSPRQDLIVDRLSECEKQKLLNLAKIQNDGTVDVDLEKDASLVSELLKFQSSEESTTMSASVVSESKKSAPWLQIVMLVVGTRGDVQPFLAMAKKLQDYGHRVRLATHADFDTFVKSAGVDFYPLGGDPRALARYMVRNKGIIPSGPTEISIQRKQLKAIIDSLLPACIEPDLETGIPFRAQAIIANPTACGHTHIAEALGVPLHIFFTMPWTPTYEFSHPLARVPQSAGYWLSYIIVDVLIWWGIRGLINDFRKRKLKLAPIAYFSMYSGSITHLPTGYMWSPHVVPKPTDWGPLVDVVGYCFLNLGSKYQPQEDFVRWIQKGPKPLYFGFGSMPLDDPKRTTDIIVEALKDTGQRGIIDRGWGNLGNSAEVPENVFVLEECPHDWLFPQCSALVHHGGAGTTATGLKAGCPTTIVPFFGDQFFWGDRIYQRGLGPVPIPISELSLENLTNAIKFMLQPEVKSQAMAIAKLIENEDGVTAAVDAFHRHLPPELPLPTPSPVVEDHANPLQWFFLQLAKLCTLPCGSV from the exons ATGGGACACGACGAGTTGGTGACAGTTGACAACGTATCCAGATATGAGCTTGAATCAACTTCTTCTGAGAAGGAAGAGAATTGGAGTGAAAATTTGGAGCAGAATTCTTCAGACGTTAATTCTACATCTTCAGAGGTTAATTCTACACTTGGAGTAG GTTTGGATCATTTCATCCCAGAGCCAGTTGGAACTGAGAGTAACCTGCTTGTTGCTGCTGACAATGAGATTTTGTTTCCTAAATCAATGATGGAATTTTGGGATTCTCCAAGGCAAGACCTAATAGTGGACAGGCTTTCAGAGTGTGAGAAG CAAAAGCTGCTTAACCTTGCAAAGATACAAAATGATGGGACTGTTGATGTTGATCTGGAAAAAGATGCATCTCTTGTATCCGAATTGTTGAAGTTTCAATCTTCTGAAGAGTCAACAACAATGAGTGCAAGTGTTGTTTCTGAATCAAAAAAATCAGCTCCGTGGTTACAAATTGTCATGCTTGTGGTTGGGACTAGAGGCGATGTACAACCTTTCCTAGCCATGGCAAAAAAACTCCAG GACTATGGTCATCGTGTTAGGCTGGCAACACATGCTGATTTTGACACATTTGTAAAGAGTGCTGGTGTTGATTTCTATCCGTTGGGTGGTGATCCTCGTGCTTTGGCAAGAT ATATGGTGAGGAATAAAGGTATAATCCCATCTGGTCCAACTGAAATATCTATCCAAAGAAAGCAGCTGAAGGCTATTAttgattctcttcttccagCATGCATAGAACCTGATTTGGAAACTGGTATTCCTTTTAGAGCTCAGGCTATTATAGCCAATCCTACTGCATGTG GACATACACACATTGCTGAAGCCCTCGGGGTGCCCCTTCACATCTTCTTCACAATGCCTTGGAC GCCAACATATGAGTTTTCACACCCTTTGGCACGTGTTCCTCAAAGTGCTGGTTATTGG CTGTCATATATAATTGTGGATGTACTGATATGGTGGGGAATACGGGGACTCATCAATGACTTCaggaaaagaaaattgaagCTTGCTCCTATTGCATACTTCAGTATGTACAGTGGATCAATAACTCATTTACCTACTGGCTATATGTGGAGTCCTCATGTGGTTCCAAAACCAACTG ACTGGGGCCCCTTAGTTGATGTCGTTGGTTATTGTTTCTTGAACCTTGGATCAAAGTATCAACCACAGGAAGACTTTGTCCGGTGGATTCAAAAAGGACCAAAACCTTTATATTTTGGGTTTGGGAGCATG CCTCTTGATGATCCTAAAAGAACTACTGATATTATAGTGGAGGCACTGAAGGATACAGGACAACGAGGAATTATTGACCGGGGCTGGGGGAATCTAGGCAATT CGGCAGAAGTTCCCGAAAATGTTTTCGTGCTAGAGGAATGCCCTCATGACTGGTTGTTTCCCCAATGTTCTGCTTTG GTGCATCATGGTGGTGCTGGAACAACGGCTACAGGACTAAAGGCTGGG TGTCCAACAACCATTGTTCCATTCTTTGGAGATCAGTTCTTTTGGGGAGACAGAATATATCAGAGAGGACTGGGACCTGTTCCAATTCCTATATCTGAGCTTAGTCTTGAGAATTTAACAAATGCCATAAAATTCATGCTCCAGCCAGAG GTAAAATCACAAGCAATGGCAATTGCAAAGTTGATTGAGAATGAAGACGGTGTTACAGCCGCAGTTGATGCGTTTCACCGTCATCTACCACCAGAGCTACCACTACCAACTCCATCTCCGGTGGTGGAGGACCATGCAAATCCATTGCAGTGGTTTTTTCTCCAACTAGCAAAGTTGTGCACTTTACCTTGTGGGAGTGTATAG
- the LOC114181910 gene encoding sterol 3-beta-glucosyltransferase UGT80B1-like isoform X2, whose product MMEFWDSPRQDLIVDRLSECEKQKLLNLAKIQNDGTVDVDLEKDASLVSELLKFQSSEESTTMSASVVSESKKSAPWLQIVMLVVGTRGDVQPFLAMAKKLQDYGHRVRLATHADFDTFVKSAGVDFYPLGGDPRALARYMVRNKGIIPSGPTEISIQRKQLKAIIDSLLPACIEPDLETGIPFRAQAIIANPTACGHTHIAEALGVPLHIFFTMPWTPTYEFSHPLARVPQSAGYWLSYIIVDVLIWWGIRGLINDFRKRKLKLAPIAYFSMYSGSITHLPTGYMWSPHVVPKPTDWGPLVDVVGYCFLNLGSKYQPQEDFVRWIQKGPKPLYFGFGSMPLDDPKRTTDIIVEALKDTGQRGIIDRGWGNLGNSAEVPENVFVLEECPHDWLFPQCSALVHHGGAGTTATGLKAGCPTTIVPFFGDQFFWGDRIYQRGLGPVPIPISELSLENLTNAIKFMLQPEVKSQAMAIAKLIENEDGVTAAVDAFHRHLPPELPLPTPSPVVEDHANPLQWFFLQLAKLCTLPCGSV is encoded by the exons ATGATGGAATTTTGGGATTCTCCAAGGCAAGACCTAATAGTGGACAGGCTTTCAGAGTGTGAGAAG CAAAAGCTGCTTAACCTTGCAAAGATACAAAATGATGGGACTGTTGATGTTGATCTGGAAAAAGATGCATCTCTTGTATCCGAATTGTTGAAGTTTCAATCTTCTGAAGAGTCAACAACAATGAGTGCAAGTGTTGTTTCTGAATCAAAAAAATCAGCTCCGTGGTTACAAATTGTCATGCTTGTGGTTGGGACTAGAGGCGATGTACAACCTTTCCTAGCCATGGCAAAAAAACTCCAG GACTATGGTCATCGTGTTAGGCTGGCAACACATGCTGATTTTGACACATTTGTAAAGAGTGCTGGTGTTGATTTCTATCCGTTGGGTGGTGATCCTCGTGCTTTGGCAAGAT ATATGGTGAGGAATAAAGGTATAATCCCATCTGGTCCAACTGAAATATCTATCCAAAGAAAGCAGCTGAAGGCTATTAttgattctcttcttccagCATGCATAGAACCTGATTTGGAAACTGGTATTCCTTTTAGAGCTCAGGCTATTATAGCCAATCCTACTGCATGTG GACATACACACATTGCTGAAGCCCTCGGGGTGCCCCTTCACATCTTCTTCACAATGCCTTGGAC GCCAACATATGAGTTTTCACACCCTTTGGCACGTGTTCCTCAAAGTGCTGGTTATTGG CTGTCATATATAATTGTGGATGTACTGATATGGTGGGGAATACGGGGACTCATCAATGACTTCaggaaaagaaaattgaagCTTGCTCCTATTGCATACTTCAGTATGTACAGTGGATCAATAACTCATTTACCTACTGGCTATATGTGGAGTCCTCATGTGGTTCCAAAACCAACTG ACTGGGGCCCCTTAGTTGATGTCGTTGGTTATTGTTTCTTGAACCTTGGATCAAAGTATCAACCACAGGAAGACTTTGTCCGGTGGATTCAAAAAGGACCAAAACCTTTATATTTTGGGTTTGGGAGCATG CCTCTTGATGATCCTAAAAGAACTACTGATATTATAGTGGAGGCACTGAAGGATACAGGACAACGAGGAATTATTGACCGGGGCTGGGGGAATCTAGGCAATT CGGCAGAAGTTCCCGAAAATGTTTTCGTGCTAGAGGAATGCCCTCATGACTGGTTGTTTCCCCAATGTTCTGCTTTG GTGCATCATGGTGGTGCTGGAACAACGGCTACAGGACTAAAGGCTGGG TGTCCAACAACCATTGTTCCATTCTTTGGAGATCAGTTCTTTTGGGGAGACAGAATATATCAGAGAGGACTGGGACCTGTTCCAATTCCTATATCTGAGCTTAGTCTTGAGAATTTAACAAATGCCATAAAATTCATGCTCCAGCCAGAG GTAAAATCACAAGCAATGGCAATTGCAAAGTTGATTGAGAATGAAGACGGTGTTACAGCCGCAGTTGATGCGTTTCACCGTCATCTACCACCAGAGCTACCACTACCAACTCCATCTCCGGTGGTGGAGGACCATGCAAATCCATTGCAGTGGTTTTTTCTCCAACTAGCAAAGTTGTGCACTTTACCTTGTGGGAGTGTATAG
- the LOC114181239 gene encoding steroid 5-alpha-reductase DET2-like produces MSVLLSFMFPPPPSVVVSGLTVISFVILVSSFLSEIKGKHLNYSKFWNANPSAQKQIKLPSKVGMLLLYTPAFLAGLASFWIFPPQSLRSIILQSAVTFHFFKRVFEVLFIHKYSGGMTLESAIPITLSYFLSAATMTYSQHLTNGLPEPPMNLLYPGTVIFVVAIICNFYHHYLLSNLRKEGEKEYKIPKGGLFGLVICPHYLFEIIVFYGIFFISQTLYAFSFAIGTNLYLLGRSYSTRKWYVSKFEDFPQNVKAVIPFVF; encoded by the exons ATGTCTGTTTTGTTGAGCTTCATGTTCCCGCCGCCACCTTCTGTGGTGGTTTCGGGGTTGACAGTGATAAGCTTCGTGATACTTGTGAGTTCTTTCCTGTCAGAAATTAAAGGGAAGCATTTGAACTATTCTAAGTTTTGGAATGCTAATCCCTCTGCACAAAAGCAGATCAAGTTGCCAAGTAAAGTTGGCATGCTTCTCTTGTACACTCCTGCTTTCCTCGCTGGCCTTGCATCCTTCTGGATCTTTCCTCCTCAAAGTTTGAGGTCCATCATCCTTCAATCTGCTGTTACTTTCCATTTCTTCAAGAGGGTCTTTGAG GTTCTGTTTATTCACAAATACAGTGGAGGCATGACTCTTGAATCTGCAATCCCCATCACTCTGAGTTATTTCCTATCAGCAGCAACTATGACCTATTCTCAACACCTCACAAATGGCCTTCCAGAGCCACCGATGAATCTGTTGTATCCTGGCACTGTAATTTTTGTGGTAGCCATCATTTGCAACTTCTACCACCACTATCTTCTATCCAACTTAAGGAAAGAGGGTGAAAAAGAGTACAAGATTCCAAAGGGTGGCCTTTTTGGGCTTGTGATCTGCCCCCATTACCTCTTTGAGATCATTGTGTTTTATGGAATCTTCTTCATTTCTCAGACACTATACGCATTCTCTTTCGCTATAGGCACTAATTTGTACTTGCTGGGTAGGAGTTACTCCACTAGGAAATGGTATGTTTCCAAGTTTGAAGATTTTCCTCAGAATGTTAAGGCTGTCATTCCATTTGTCTTCTAA